GTGGCCGCCTCGGCGAGGGCGAGCACGCGGGGCGTGCCCAGGACGGGCACGTCCCCCGAGCCGACCGCCTCGGCGGTGTCGGTGTCGGTGACGGTCAGCTCCACCCGGGCGGTCAGGCCCGGGGTCAGCGCGGACTCCGGCTGCTCCTGCATGGTCAAAGCCTAGACGAGACGGCACCGGGCGGCGGGCGGCCCGCGAGGGACCGGTGGTCGGCGTCGGTCGATGCCGTCCGCGCCGTTAACCTTGACCGCGATGTCTGTCGCGACCGACCCCCAGCCCCCCGCCCGGACCGAGCCGCCCGCCTCGCCCGACGGCGGGCGTCGCCGTGTGGTCGCGATGACGGTGTGGGGGGTCGCCTTCGTCGCCGGCTGGCTCGGCATCGGCCTGCCGACCGACCCGGCGTACGCGTTCCTGTGGATCTGGGCGGCGACGGTCGCCTGGAACAGCAGCCGGCCGTGGCGCAGCCACCTGCGCTTCGCGCGGGACTGGGTGCCGGTGGTGCTGCTGCTGGCCGTCTACAACCTGTCCCGGGGCTTCGCCGACAACGGCGCCACCCCGCACGCGTACGAGCTGATCGTCGCCGACCGGGTGATGTTCGGCTGGGCGACGGGCGGGCAGGTGCCGACGACCTGGCTCCAGGAGCACCTCTACCGGCCCGAGGTGCACTGGTGGGACGTCGCCGTCAGCTGGGTCTACTTCTCCCACTTCGTGGTGGCGCTGGCCGCCGCGGCGGTGCTCTGGCTGCGGGACCGGGGGCGGTGGGCGGCCTTCATGCGCCGCTGGGGCTTCCTCTGCGCCACCGGCCTGATCACCTACTTCCTCTACCCGGCCGCCCCGCCCTGGTGGGCGGCGCAGAACGGGCTGCTGGAGGAGGTCGCCCGGATCTCCACGCGTGGGTGGAAGGCGTTCGGCATGCACGGCGCAGGCAACCTGCTCAACGCCGGGCAGATCGCCTCCAACCCGGTGGCCGCGATGCCCTCGCTGCACACCGCGTTCGCGCTCTTCGTGGTGCTGTTCTTCCTGCGGCAGACCCGCCGCCGCTGGTGGCCGCTGCTGCTGGCGTACCCGCTGGCGATGACGTTCACCCTGGTCTACTCGGGCGAGCACTACGTCATCGACGTGCTGGTCGGCTGGGCGTACGTCGGGATGACCTTCCTCGCGGTCGGCCTGGCCGAGCGCTGGTGGGCGGCCCGCCGGGCCCGCCGGGCCCCGGCGGAGGAGTCCGACGCCGCGCCGACCGATCCGCCGGCGTCGGCCGAGCCGCCGCCGGTGACGGCGACCCGCTGACCGGGCCGGGCGGGGTCAGCCCGCCCGGCGGGCGGCGTGCGCGCGGGCCGTCAGCTCCGCCGCCAGGGCCCACGCCTCGGTGACATCCCGGTCCCGGGCGGCCGCGCCGGCGCCGCCGGCGGTGTCGGCGTGCACCGTGGCCAGCCGCAGCCGCCGCTGCGCCGGCCCCTGCACGACCCGCACGCTCTGGATCCGGGCGTACGGCACGAGCGCCAACTGCCGGGTGAGCAGGCCGGAGCGGACGGCGAAGACCCGGGCGTCGAGCCCGGCGCCGAGCACGCCCCGGCTCAACGGGTTGAGCCAGCGGGCCCGCGTCGGTGGCGGGCTCAGCGGCAGCGCGGCCAGCCGCACCCCGGGCAGCACCTCGGCCACGATCGCCTCGCCGGTCGCCAGGTCACCGACGGGGAGCAGGCGGTCCGGCCGGTTGCGCTCGTCGGCCTCGCCGGCGGAGTAGCCGGCCACCTCCAGGCGCAGCCGCAGCCAGCCCTTGACCCGCCACAGCAGCGGCCAGGTCACCCCGACGGCCTGCACCCGGTCCAGCGGCACGGTCTGCGCGCGGGTCTCCAGCAGCCCGTTGCGGATCCGCAGCGTGCCCTCGTCCCGGGCCAGCCGGAAATTCCAGTCGTCGAGCACCCGCCGTACCGGTTGCAGCAGTACCCCGGCCATGGCGGTGAGGGTGCTCGCCACCGCGATGAACGACCAGGAGTCCTCGGAGAGGAACTGCGCCACCACGAACACCACGCCGAACGGGATCAGAAACGCCTGCGGGGTCAGCAGCTGGCTGACCAGCAGGTCGTTGTTGCCCACGGCGTGCAGCGGCCGGCCGGGCGGCGGCGCCGGCGTGCCCGGCGGACCCGCGGTCACCCCGGGCGGCGGCGCGCTCGTCTCGGCCGCGACCCGCCCGGCGATCGCGAGCAGGCGCTGGCGCAGCGCGGTCGCCTCGGCGACGCTCAGGTAGGCCAGCGGCGCCTCCGTCTTGCCCCCACCCACCACCTCCAGCCGCAGCTCGGCCAGGCCGGTGAGCTGGGCGAGCAGCGGGCGGACCACCTCGACGGCCTGGAGCCGCTCCAGCGGGATCGCCCGGGTACGCCGCCAGAGGAGCCCCTCGTACACCCGCAGCTCGCGGCCCACCACGTGGTAGCCGGTGTAGTACCAGCTCACCACGGCCAGCACCGTGGCGCCCAGGGCCAGCACCACCGCCATGAGGGCGAACCAGCCGAAGCCGACCCGTGACAGCGTCGACCACGACAGCCCGGCGATCACCACGACCAGGGACTTGGCGCCGTGCAGGGCGGGGCTGAGCGGATGCAGCCGCTGCCGCGGCTCGGCGCCCCCCACCGGCCCGGCAGGCCCCGCCGCCGCGACGTGCCCGGCCGGCTCCGGTGGGGCGCCGGGTTCCGCCGGCGTCGGCCCGGGGCGGTCCGTGCCCCGGGCGGCCGGGTCGTTCACAGGCCCTCCGCCCGGTCCTCGCCCAGCGCGGTGAGCCGGTCGCGCAGCCGGGACGCCTCCGCCGGGCGCAGCCCGGGCACCCGGGCGTCGCTCGCCGCCGCGGCCGTGTGCAACTGCACGGTGGCGAGCTTGAACGCGCGCTCCAGCGGCCCCGCGCTGACGTCGACGAACTGCATCCGTGAGTACGGCACGATGGACAGCCGCCGGACCAGCAGCCCGTGCCGGACCAGCAGGTCGTCCTCCCGCTCCGCGTAGCCCCAGGCCCGTACGGCGCGGACGATCGTCACGGCCCGCAGGACGCCGAAGAGCAGCACCGCGCCGAGTGCCGCGCCGAGGTACCCGCTGCCGCTGACCGCCCAGCCGACGCCCAGCCCGAGGGCGAGGACGACCAGCACCATCGCCAGGCGGATCAGCTCCACCCAGATCAGGTCGGCCGAGATCGACTGCCAGCGGACGGTGTCCGGCCACGGCTCCAGGGGGCCCGCCGGCGGAAGGGGTGGCGCCGGCGGCGGGCCGGCGGACCCGTCACCGCTCACCGGGGACATCCGTTGTGCGCGCTCACCCTTCGAGCGTAGGCGATCCGGGCGCCGGTACGACCTCCCGGAGAAAGCCACGGGCGTCGAGGAAGTCACCGAGGGTGGCGCGGTGCGCGGTGCACGCGAGCCAGGTCTTGCGCCGGTCGGGGTCGTGCAGCCGGGGATTGTTCCACCTGAGCGCCCAGTGGGCGGGGGCACGACAGCCGCGGGACGAGCAGACCAGCGGCTCGTCGGCGGGGAGGGGGCTGCTCATCCCGGCCAGTCTAGGGCGGCGGCACCGGAGGTTTGAGCGCCGGGCGGCCACGGGGGGAGCCGCCCGGCGACGGGTGAATGGTACACGCGCCGGGCCCGTCCCTGTCCACCCGTGAGCGGCGATTCCGTACCGCGCGACGGCGTGGCGGGCCCGGGACACGGCATCGGGG
Above is a genomic segment from Micromonospora sp. M71_S20 containing:
- a CDS encoding PH domain-containing protein, which codes for MSGDGSAGPPPAPPLPPAGPLEPWPDTVRWQSISADLIWVELIRLAMVLVVLALGLGVGWAVSGSGYLGAALGAVLLFGVLRAVTIVRAVRAWGYAEREDDLLVRHGLLVRRLSIVPYSRMQFVDVSAGPLERAFKLATVQLHTAAAASDARVPGLRPAEASRLRDRLTALGEDRAEGL
- a CDS encoding phosphatase PAP2 family protein gives rise to the protein MSVATDPQPPARTEPPASPDGGRRRVVAMTVWGVAFVAGWLGIGLPTDPAYAFLWIWAATVAWNSSRPWRSHLRFARDWVPVVLLLAVYNLSRGFADNGATPHAYELIVADRVMFGWATGGQVPTTWLQEHLYRPEVHWWDVAVSWVYFSHFVVALAAAAVLWLRDRGRWAAFMRRWGFLCATGLITYFLYPAAPPWWAAQNGLLEEVARISTRGWKAFGMHGAGNLLNAGQIASNPVAAMPSLHTAFALFVVLFFLRQTRRRWWPLLLAYPLAMTFTLVYSGEHYVIDVLVGWAYVGMTFLAVGLAERWWAARRARRAPAEESDAAPTDPPASAEPPPVTATR
- a CDS encoding PH domain-containing protein, with the protein product MNDPAARGTDRPGPTPAEPGAPPEPAGHVAAAGPAGPVGGAEPRQRLHPLSPALHGAKSLVVVIAGLSWSTLSRVGFGWFALMAVVLALGATVLAVVSWYYTGYHVVGRELRVYEGLLWRRTRAIPLERLQAVEVVRPLLAQLTGLAELRLEVVGGGKTEAPLAYLSVAEATALRQRLLAIAGRVAAETSAPPPGVTAGPPGTPAPPPGRPLHAVGNNDLLVSQLLTPQAFLIPFGVVFVVAQFLSEDSWSFIAVASTLTAMAGVLLQPVRRVLDDWNFRLARDEGTLRIRNGLLETRAQTVPLDRVQAVGVTWPLLWRVKGWLRLRLEVAGYSAGEADERNRPDRLLPVGDLATGEAIVAEVLPGVRLAALPLSPPPTRARWLNPLSRGVLGAGLDARVFAVRSGLLTRQLALVPYARIQSVRVVQGPAQRRLRLATVHADTAGGAGAAARDRDVTEAWALAAELTARAHAARRAG